In Dyadobacter sp. NIV53, a single window of DNA contains:
- a CDS encoding AI-2E family transporter, with protein MNNMPLTVKRSIELLGIVLLVSILVVGRDIIMPIIMAFFISIVLLPVYRFLKRYHIPEALSIVLPILLLLVLLAGIIWFFSAQVTSLIADFPKIKQNVSIHLKTLSDWISSISHYSTREQVEFINKNTNDMISFAGKRLSGAALTLSSLFIFVGLLPIYIYLILFYKDMLLRFTFMWFGIEHHAKVKEAIYETESIIKSYLVGLLIQVTYMSTLVGVTLMVIGIKHALLIGVIFAFLNLIPYVGALLGNIIGVVLTLTSSTELWPVFTVLGVIAAIQFLDNNILMPRIVGSKVRINALFAILGVIIGGNIAGVSGMFLSMPIIAVL; from the coding sequence ATGAACAACATGCCATTAACCGTAAAGCGCTCCATAGAATTATTGGGAATAGTACTTTTAGTGAGTATCCTGGTAGTCGGGCGAGACATTATTATGCCGATCATCATGGCATTTTTTATCAGCATTGTTTTACTCCCTGTTTATCGTTTTCTGAAACGGTATCACATTCCGGAAGCTTTATCAATTGTTCTACCTATCCTTTTACTGTTGGTTTTGCTGGCAGGAATCATCTGGTTTTTTTCTGCGCAGGTCACTTCACTGATCGCAGATTTTCCAAAAATCAAACAGAATGTCAGCATTCATCTCAAAACATTGAGTGACTGGATATCAAGTATAAGCCATTATTCCACCAGGGAACAGGTTGAATTTATAAATAAGAATACAAACGATATGATCAGTTTTGCTGGCAAAAGGCTAAGTGGGGCAGCACTTACATTAAGCTCACTTTTCATTTTTGTAGGCCTTTTGCCAATTTATATTTATCTGATACTTTTTTACAAAGACATGCTGCTGCGTTTTACATTTATGTGGTTCGGTATTGAGCACCACGCAAAAGTGAAAGAAGCGATTTATGAAACTGAGTCTATCATTAAAAGTTATCTAGTCGGTCTGCTGATTCAGGTAACGTATATGTCTACATTGGTGGGCGTTACACTCATGGTAATCGGGATCAAACATGCGCTGTTAATCGGCGTTATATTTGCTTTCCTGAACCTGATCCCATATGTTGGTGCTTTGTTGGGTAATATTATTGGTGTTGTCTTAACACTGACTTCGTCTACAGAATTATGGCCTGTCTTTACAGTTTTAGGGGTAATTGCCGCGATTCAGTTTTTAGATAACAATATCCTGATGCCCAGAATTGTAGGTTCCAAGGTAAGGATCAACGCATTATTTGCAATACTCGGGGTTATCATTGGAGGAAATATAGCCGGGGTTTCCGGGATGTTTTTGTCCATGCCTATCATTGCGGTTCTTTAA